Proteins encoded by one window of Deinococcus radiodurans R1 = ATCC 13939 = DSM 20539:
- the pulA gene encoding pullulanase-type alpha-1,6-glucosidase, whose translation MKMLLTGLTLALAASAAAQTSLPADTVRIHYQRPDGAYAGWGLHAWEDVAAAVDWNKPLAQTGKDDWGAYWDVKLRPGAQKLGFLVHQGDAKDPGADLWYDLARGRELFLKSGSANVAYVKTGPFDVDATKQTTGSLPPQETPIPAGAVRINYFRPDAAYAGWGLHAWEDTTAQVAWDKPLAPSGEQGGWLYWDVPMKTDWKKLGFIVHKGDDKDPGPDGTLTREQGNQLWIVSGNPTPSTTRPDTRVRTVGDLKQQQAIMLSRDLIVVKPALAQPGAWLTLHVSPTATLKLGADGVSGGDTLALEEVEGGLTPALQAKAPYLAGYKLLQIRAADRAKLPTALSGQLAVSSVLPGGKVLDATGVQTAWALDDLYAYAGPLGVTWQGNKPTVRLWAPTAQDVKLHVSRPDGTQERTLPMTRDTQGVWTASGDQSWKGLAYRFEVRVFAPSTGNIETNLVTDPYSVALTRNSTHSVFADLSDNSQKPAGWNALKKPALRSFADLSFYELHLRDFSAADASVPAAERGTYLAFTRPGSDGMTHLRALAGAGLKAVHLLPTFDIATINEDKGQWQTPGDLTQFGPNSEEQQKAVNAVKDADAYNWGYDPYHSMVPEGSYAVNPAERTKEYRQMVMSLNAAGLRVVQDVVFNHTAASGQAERSVLDKIVPGYYHRLNVNGGVENSTCCSNTATEHTMMRRLMVDTLVLMAREYKVDGFRFDLMGHHMVADMQAARRALDALTPAKDGVDGKQIYLYGEGWDFGEVQGNRRGANATQLNLYGAGIGTFNDRVRDALRGGSPFGGLQEQGVATGLATVPNGQAGNDSAEKWGQLADLVKLGLAGNLRDYRFTDHSGKPVTGGQLRYGDAPAGYAASPRETINYASAHDNQTLWDAVLLKTPANMNSAARVRFQNLAHSYLLLGQGLPFVPAGDELLRSKSFDTDSYNSGDWFNALDWTGHTNGFGKGLPPAEKNEANWALYRTLLGDAALKVTPADITRASDHFRELLRVRSSSSLFRLDTAAQVQQSLSFLPAPTGVIAMKLSGGVSATNPYRDLLVIFNGSADAVTLNDASASGMKLHPVLAASSDPIVRTSKVSGTQASVPALTTAVFVR comes from the coding sequence ATGAAAATGTTGCTGACCGGCCTCACGCTGGCGCTCGCGGCTTCGGCTGCGGCCCAGACCTCTTTGCCCGCCGACACCGTGCGGATTCACTACCAGCGCCCCGACGGCGCGTATGCGGGCTGGGGCCTGCACGCCTGGGAAGACGTGGCGGCGGCGGTGGACTGGAACAAACCGCTGGCCCAGACGGGCAAAGACGACTGGGGCGCCTACTGGGACGTGAAGCTCAGGCCCGGTGCCCAGAAACTCGGCTTTCTCGTCCATCAGGGCGATGCCAAAGACCCCGGCGCGGACCTCTGGTACGACCTCGCGCGCGGGCGTGAGCTGTTCCTGAAATCGGGCAGCGCGAACGTGGCGTATGTCAAAACTGGCCCCTTCGACGTGGACGCGACCAAGCAGACGACGGGCAGCCTGCCCCCGCAGGAAACGCCCATTCCTGCCGGGGCCGTGCGCATCAACTATTTCCGCCCCGACGCCGCCTACGCGGGCTGGGGGCTGCACGCCTGGGAAGACACCACCGCGCAGGTGGCCTGGGACAAGCCACTGGCGCCGAGCGGCGAGCAGGGCGGCTGGCTGTACTGGGACGTACCGATGAAAACCGACTGGAAGAAACTGGGCTTCATCGTGCATAAGGGCGACGACAAAGACCCCGGCCCCGACGGGACGCTGACCCGCGAGCAGGGCAATCAACTGTGGATTGTCAGCGGCAATCCGACCCCGAGCACCACCCGCCCCGACACCCGCGTGCGGACGGTGGGCGACCTCAAGCAGCAGCAGGCCATCATGCTGAGCCGCGACCTGATTGTCGTGAAGCCCGCACTCGCGCAGCCGGGCGCGTGGCTGACGCTGCACGTCTCGCCCACTGCTACGCTGAAGCTGGGGGCGGACGGGGTGAGCGGGGGCGACACCCTCGCGCTTGAAGAAGTCGAAGGTGGCCTGACGCCCGCGCTGCAAGCCAAAGCGCCGTATCTGGCAGGGTACAAGCTGCTGCAAATCCGCGCGGCAGACCGCGCCAAGCTCCCCACCGCCCTGAGCGGTCAACTCGCGGTGAGCAGCGTGCTGCCCGGCGGCAAAGTGCTCGACGCGACGGGCGTGCAGACTGCGTGGGCGCTCGACGACCTCTACGCCTACGCCGGGCCGCTGGGCGTGACGTGGCAGGGCAACAAGCCCACGGTGCGGCTGTGGGCGCCGACCGCGCAGGACGTGAAGCTCCACGTCTCGCGCCCCGACGGCACCCAGGAACGTACCCTCCCCATGACCCGTGACACGCAGGGCGTCTGGACAGCGAGCGGCGACCAGAGCTGGAAGGGCCTCGCTTACCGCTTTGAGGTGAGGGTCTTCGCGCCGAGTACCGGCAACATCGAAACCAACCTCGTCACCGACCCCTATTCCGTCGCCCTGACGCGGAACAGCACCCACAGCGTGTTTGCCGACCTCAGCGACAACAGCCAGAAGCCCGCCGGGTGGAACGCACTGAAAAAGCCCGCGCTGCGGAGTTTTGCCGACCTGTCGTTTTATGAGCTGCACCTGCGCGACTTCAGCGCCGCCGACGCCAGCGTGCCCGCCGCCGAGCGCGGCACCTACCTCGCCTTTACCCGCCCCGGCAGCGACGGCATGACGCACCTGCGGGCGCTGGCCGGCGCGGGGCTCAAGGCCGTTCACCTGCTGCCCACCTTCGACATCGCCACCATCAACGAGGACAAGGGGCAGTGGCAAACGCCCGGCGACCTCACCCAGTTCGGGCCGAACAGCGAGGAGCAGCAAAAGGCCGTAAACGCCGTCAAAGACGCCGACGCCTACAACTGGGGCTACGACCCCTACCACTCCATGGTCCCCGAGGGCAGCTACGCGGTGAATCCCGCTGAGCGCACCAAGGAGTACCGCCAGATGGTGATGAGCCTGAACGCGGCGGGCCTGCGCGTCGTGCAGGACGTGGTGTTCAACCACACGGCGGCAAGTGGGCAGGCGGAGCGCAGCGTGCTCGACAAAATCGTGCCCGGCTACTACCACCGCCTGAACGTAAACGGCGGGGTGGAGAACTCCACCTGCTGCTCGAACACCGCCACCGAGCACACCATGATGCGCCGTCTGATGGTGGACACATTGGTGCTGATGGCGCGTGAATACAAGGTGGACGGCTTCCGCTTCGACCTGATGGGGCACCACATGGTCGCGGACATGCAGGCCGCCCGCCGCGCCCTGGACGCGCTGACCCCCGCCAAAGACGGCGTGGACGGCAAGCAGATTTATCTCTACGGCGAGGGCTGGGACTTCGGCGAGGTGCAGGGCAACCGGCGCGGCGCGAACGCGACGCAGCTCAACCTCTACGGCGCGGGCATCGGCACCTTCAACGACCGCGTCCGCGACGCGCTGCGCGGCGGCAGCCCCTTCGGCGGCTTGCAGGAACAGGGCGTGGCGACCGGGCTGGCGACTGTTCCCAACGGGCAAGCAGGCAACGACAGCGCCGAGAAGTGGGGCCAGCTGGCTGACCTCGTGAAGCTGGGGCTGGCGGGCAACCTGCGCGACTACCGCTTCACCGACCACAGCGGCAAGCCGGTCACGGGCGGGCAACTCAGGTACGGCGACGCCCCCGCCGGTTACGCCGCCAGCCCACGCGAAACCATCAACTACGCCTCGGCGCACGACAACCAGACGCTCTGGGACGCCGTGCTGCTCAAGACCCCGGCGAACATGAACAGCGCGGCGCGGGTGCGTTTTCAGAACCTCGCGCACTCGTACCTGCTGTTGGGGCAGGGGCTGCCCTTCGTCCCAGCGGGCGACGAGCTGCTGCGCTCCAAGTCGTTCGACACCGATTCCTACAACTCGGGCGACTGGTTCAATGCGCTCGACTGGACGGGCCACACCAACGGCTTCGGCAAGGGCCTGCCCCCCGCCGAGAAGAACGAGGCGAACTGGGCGCTGTATCGCACGCTGCTCGGTGACGCCGCGCTGAAGGTGACGCCCGCCGACATCACCCGCGCCAGCGACCACTTCCGCGAACTGCTGCGGGTGCGCTCCTCGTCGAGCCTCTTCCGCCTCGACACGGCGGCGCAGGTGCAGCAGAGCTTGAGCTTCCTGCCCGCGCCCACCGGGGTCATCGCCATGAAGCTCAGCGGGGGGGTAAGTGCGACGAACCCCTACCGCGACCTGCTGGTCATCTTCAACGGCAGCGCGGACGCCGTGACCCTGAACGACGCCTCGGCGAGCGGCATGAAGCTGCACCCCGTGCTGGCGGCGAGCAGCGACCCCATCGTGCGGACGAGCAAGGTGAGCGGCACCCAGGCGAGTGTGCCCGCGCTGACGACGGCGGTGTTCGTGCGCTGA
- the ccmA gene encoding heme ABC exporter ATP-binding protein CcmA produces MAAPAPDFALQLAHVARKFGAQFVLRDVTLDLRPGEVAALFGGNGAGKTTLLRVVAGLLSASRGEGRVFGYDLKDKRSVREHVFFMTEGGGLYGDLTATENLDFTARMYGLTAPSAELLERVGLGAAANKRARDLSSGMRKRLQLARMLLAPSPLLLLDEPFANLDAGGKDAVLTHLRAAQDAGKTILFSSHEPELAGQVATRTLTLEQGVLG; encoded by the coding sequence ATGGCCGCGCCCGCTCCCGACTTCGCCCTGCAACTCGCCCACGTCGCCCGCAAGTTCGGCGCGCAGTTCGTGCTGCGCGACGTGACGCTCGACCTGCGCCCTGGCGAGGTGGCCGCGCTGTTCGGCGGCAACGGAGCGGGCAAAACCACGCTGCTGCGGGTGGTGGCGGGGCTGCTCTCGGCGAGCCGGGGCGAGGGCCGGGTCTTCGGCTACGACCTGAAAGACAAACGCAGTGTGCGCGAACACGTCTTTTTCATGACTGAGGGAGGCGGGCTCTACGGCGACCTGACCGCCACCGAGAATTTGGACTTCACGGCGCGGATGTACGGCCTGACTGCCCCCTCTGCCGAGCTGCTCGAACGGGTGGGCCTCGGCGCGGCGGCGAACAAGCGCGCCCGTGACCTGAGTTCGGGGATGCGCAAGCGTCTGCAACTCGCCCGGATGCTGCTCGCGCCCTCGCCGTTGCTGCTGCTCGACGAACCGTTCGCCAACCTCGACGCGGGCGGCAAAGACGCGGTGCTGACCCACCTGCGCGCCGCCCAGGACGCGGGCAAGACCATCCTCTTCAGCTCGCACGAGCCCGAACTCGCCGGACAGGTGGCGACCCGCACGCTCACCCTGGAACAGGGGGTGCTGGGGTGA
- a CDS encoding heme exporter protein CcmB, whose translation MRAALSVFLKDLRLEGRSKDVLSTTLFFAGLVVLIMGFAFGPDTAKMRDAAAGVLWCALAFASVLAANRAWAGEQESGALESLLLYPVAHEWLYLGKAAANALLMLILGVVTAALTAIFFDVHFASLGLLALTLALGVLGLSLVTTFYSAITVNLRAKEALLPVLSFPIIIPVMIGAVKSTVLLSGGFNPDDYWAWTRLLLGFDVVTLLVATFAFPHAVES comes from the coding sequence GTGAGGGCCGCACTCAGCGTCTTTCTCAAGGACTTGCGACTGGAAGGCCGCAGCAAGGATGTGCTGTCCACCACGCTGTTTTTCGCCGGACTGGTGGTGCTCATCATGGGCTTCGCCTTCGGCCCCGACACCGCCAAGATGCGCGACGCCGCCGCCGGGGTGCTGTGGTGCGCTCTGGCTTTTGCCAGTGTGCTGGCCGCCAACCGCGCCTGGGCGGGCGAGCAGGAAAGCGGGGCGCTCGAAAGCCTGCTGCTCTACCCGGTGGCCCACGAGTGGCTCTACCTCGGCAAAGCGGCGGCCAACGCCCTGCTGATGCTCATTCTGGGCGTGGTGACCGCCGCGCTGACCGCCATTTTCTTCGACGTGCACTTCGCCAGCCTGGGGCTGCTCGCGCTGACCCTCGCGCTCGGCGTGCTCGGCCTGAGCCTCGTGACCACCTTCTACTCGGCCATCACCGTCAACCTGCGGGCCAAAGAAGCCTTGCTACCGGTCCTGAGCTTCCCCATCATCATTCCGGTGATGATTGGGGCGGTCAAAAGTACAGTTCTGCTCAGCGGCGGCTTCAATCCGGACGACTACTGGGCGTGGACGCGGCTGCTGCTCGGTTTCGATGTGGTCACGCTGCTGGTGGCGACCTTCGCTTTTCCGCACGCGGTGGAAAGCTGA
- a CDS encoding response regulator, producing MSNMNAQQQLRHYGTPEQPGILPIQFLLVEDSEPDVLLTQEVFEEEGLAGQLHVVRDGVEALDFLLRKPPYEQVPRPDVILLDINMPRMNGLELLTKLKTDPHLMTIPVFMLTTSQAEEDVLRSYQAHAASYVVKPIEFTEFQRAVQAMSRFMRSMALPGGRHHQL from the coding sequence ATGTCGAACATGAATGCACAGCAGCAGCTTCGCCACTACGGCACGCCGGAGCAGCCGGGCATTCTTCCCATTCAGTTTCTGCTGGTCGAGGACAGCGAGCCCGATGTGCTGCTGACCCAGGAGGTTTTTGAGGAAGAGGGGCTGGCAGGCCAGCTTCACGTCGTGCGCGACGGCGTCGAGGCGCTCGATTTTCTGCTGCGAAAGCCGCCCTACGAGCAGGTGCCGCGCCCTGATGTCATCCTGCTCGACATCAACATGCCGCGCATGAACGGCCTCGAACTGCTGACCAAGCTCAAGACCGACCCGCACCTCATGACCATCCCGGTCTTTATGCTCACCACGAGTCAGGCCGAGGAAGACGTATTGCGCTCCTATCAGGCCCACGCCGCGAGCTACGTGGTCAAACCCATCGAATTCACCGAGTTTCAGCGGGCGGTGCAGGCCATGAGCCGCTTCATGCGCAGCATGGCGCTGCCGGGGGGACGGCACCACCAGCTTTGA
- a CDS encoding DinB family protein — translation MNLLQASLTGGAAFREVDALLGDLTYDEARHPAVPHTLAELIAHLRVTTRASLDLVTGQAQEWPDDLDVWPAPPATEAEFDALLTDLRLMLAEASALARDPSSRARDVLTDLAVHNAYHWGQVALLRRQAGTEFEEVFE, via the coding sequence ATGAACCTGCTGCAAGCTTCCCTGACCGGCGGCGCGGCTTTCCGCGAGGTGGACGCGCTGCTGGGCGACCTGACCTACGACGAAGCCAGGCATCCCGCCGTCCCGCATACCCTCGCCGAACTGATCGCGCACCTGCGGGTGACCACGCGCGCCAGCCTCGACCTCGTGACCGGACAGGCGCAGGAGTGGCCGGACGACCTCGACGTGTGGCCCGCGCCGCCCGCGACGGAAGCCGAGTTTGATGCTCTCCTCACCGACCTGCGGCTGATGCTCGCTGAGGCTTCGGCGCTTGCCCGCGACCCGAGTAGCCGGGCACGCGACGTGCTGACCGACCTCGCCGTGCACAACGCCTACCACTGGGGGCAGGTGGCACTCTTGCGGCGGCAAGCGGGGACCGAATTTGAAGAAGTGTTTGAATAA
- a CDS encoding inorganic diphosphatase yields MNKPDLTPYLGQRVRVVVDRPLGSVHPRHPDLIYPVNYGEIPGTLSGDGHPIDADLFGWEEPTEGGRRRSDCRRAGRGRRRRQAKLVVAREGTCWTDEAIWQAAEFQERLFRTRLLRSDTLPT; encoded by the coding sequence TTGAATAAACCGGACCTGACGCCCTACCTCGGCCAGCGGGTGCGGGTGGTCGTGGACCGGCCCCTCGGCAGCGTGCATCCCCGTCATCCCGACCTGATTTATCCCGTCAATTATGGGGAGATTCCGGGCACCCTCAGCGGCGACGGGCATCCGATAGACGCTGATCTGTTCGGGTGGGAGGAGCCGACTGAAGGGGGCCGAAGGCGAAGTGATTGCCGTCGTGCTGGGCGAGGCCGACGCCGAAGACAAGCTAAGCTGGTGGTGGCGCGGGAGGGCACCTGCTGGACAGATGAGGCCATCTGGCAGGCCGCCGAGTTTCAGGAGCGGCTTTTCCGGACGCGGCTTTTGCGCTCTGATACCTTGCCCACATGA
- a CDS encoding SDR family oxidoreductase, translated as MTRPVTLITGASGGIGSALARQLAPTHDLILTGRGGAELDALCAEVGATPLTLDLIRPEAFAAALAGVGRVTNVVHNAGVVELGRVAEQGHEVWTHTLAVNTVAPAELTRLLLPRVREERGTVLFVNSGAGLRANPEWGSYAASKFALKALADALRDEEAPHGVRVSTVYPGRTATPMQQKVREQEGANYDPAAFIDPATVAATIAFILQAPRDAQLPDVSVRPGPR; from the coding sequence ATGACCAGACCCGTCACCCTGATCACCGGCGCGAGCGGCGGCATCGGCTCGGCGCTTGCCCGGCAGCTCGCGCCCACGCACGACCTCATCCTGACCGGGCGCGGCGGCGCGGAGCTGGACGCCCTGTGTGCCGAGGTGGGGGCCACGCCGCTCACGCTCGACCTCATCCGACCGGAGGCCTTCGCGGCGGCGCTCGCGGGCGTGGGGCGCGTGACCAACGTGGTCCACAACGCCGGGGTGGTGGAGCTGGGCCGGGTGGCCGAGCAGGGGCACGAGGTCTGGACCCACACCCTCGCCGTGAACACGGTGGCCCCCGCCGAACTCACCCGGCTGCTGCTGCCCCGGGTGCGCGAGGAGCGCGGGACCGTCCTCTTCGTCAACTCCGGCGCGGGCCTGCGCGCCAACCCCGAGTGGGGCAGCTACGCGGCGAGCAAGTTTGCGCTGAAGGCTCTGGCCGACGCCCTGCGCGACGAGGAAGCTCCCCACGGCGTGCGCGTTTCCACCGTCTATCCGGGCCGCACCGCCACGCCCATGCAGCAAAAAGTGCGCGAGCAGGAAGGCGCGAACTACGACCCCGCCGCCTTCATCGACCCGGCGACGGTGGCGGCGACCATCGCTTTTATCCTCCAGGCCCCGCGTGACGCGCAGCTCCCCGACGTGAGCGTGCGGCCCGGTCCGCGCTGA
- a CDS encoding NAD(P)/FAD-dependent oxidoreductase, with translation MDMGAYEYDAVIVGAGPAGLNAALVLGGARRRVLLLDGGPPRNVTAQAAHGVFTRDGTPPADLKTVGLEQLAPYDVTVLGTPAREIRPEDDGTFSVRYEQRWVRARRLLFATGVRDVLPRIPGLRERWGRTVHHCPYCDGWPNRAARLAVLGSHQEGHHLALSVRSWSDHISLLTNGPDELTPAQRRDLRELDIERCDRPIRHFSGRDTVRVTFEDGEVREYDAIFLNPAQVQRSRLPELLGCELDEKSRVIVNENGMTSRRGVWAAGDMTGAPQYVMSAAASGMVAAVSLNSTLIHEDVRRGGAAFHPSPDEEKGVGEA, from the coding sequence ATGGACATGGGAGCATACGAGTACGACGCGGTCATCGTGGGGGCGGGCCCAGCGGGGCTGAACGCCGCGCTGGTGCTTGGTGGGGCGCGGCGGCGGGTGCTGCTGCTCGACGGCGGCCCCCCGCGCAACGTGACGGCGCAGGCGGCACACGGGGTGTTTACCCGCGACGGGACGCCGCCCGCCGACCTCAAAACGGTGGGGCTGGAGCAGCTCGCGCCCTACGACGTGACGGTGCTGGGCACCCCGGCCCGCGAAATCCGGCCTGAGGACGACGGGACGTTCAGCGTGCGGTACGAGCAGCGCTGGGTCCGGGCGCGCCGCCTGCTGTTCGCTACTGGCGTGCGCGACGTGCTGCCCCGCATTCCCGGCCTGCGCGAACGCTGGGGCCGCACCGTCCACCACTGCCCCTACTGCGACGGCTGGCCCAACCGCGCCGCCCGGCTGGCGGTGCTCGGCAGCCACCAGGAGGGCCACCACCTCGCGCTGAGTGTGCGGAGCTGGTCGGACCACATCAGCCTGCTGACGAACGGCCCCGACGAACTGACCCCGGCGCAGCGCCGTGATCTGCGCGAGCTCGACATCGAGCGCTGTGACCGGCCCATTCGCCACTTCAGCGGGCGAGACACCGTGCGGGTGACCTTCGAGGACGGCGAAGTGCGCGAGTACGACGCCATTTTTCTCAACCCGGCCCAGGTGCAGCGCAGCCGCCTGCCGGAGTTGCTGGGCTGCGAACTGGACGAAAAAAGCCGCGTGATCGTCAACGAAAACGGCATGACCAGTCGGCGCGGCGTGTGGGCGGCGGGCGACATGACGGGCGCCCCGCAGTACGTGATGAGCGCGGCGGCGAGCGGCATGGTGGCGGCGGTCAGCCTGAACTCCACCCTGATTCACGAGGACGTGCGGCGCGGCGGCGCGGCCTTTCACCCCAGCCCCGATGAAGAAAAGGGAGTGGGAGAAGCCTGA
- a CDS encoding HAD family hydrolase yields MPLLVEELGLSCFAADLLTHYDTALDHAQAMPHAAEVLTELRRRGVNIGVVTNGWEDAQTRCLAGCDLSDLADDVVISEAVGLSKPDPCIYHLALKRLGVTTAHSWFVGDSPRNDVWGPQQVGMRAAYLPTGHPLNGERPDVTLTDLRDVLNLP; encoded by the coding sequence ATGCCGCTGCTGGTCGAGGAGCTGGGGCTAAGTTGTTTTGCCGCAGACTTACTGACGCATTACGACACGGCGCTGGACCATGCACAGGCCATGCCCCACGCCGCCGAGGTTCTGACCGAGTTGCGGCGGCGCGGCGTCAACATCGGCGTCGTCACCAACGGCTGGGAGGACGCGCAGACCCGCTGCTTGGCCGGTTGTGACCTGAGCGACCTTGCCGACGATGTGGTCATCAGCGAGGCGGTGGGCCTGAGCAAACCAGACCCGTGCATCTACCACCTCGCACTGAAGAGGTTGGGGGTCACGACGGCGCACAGCTGGTTCGTGGGCGACTCGCCGCGCAACGACGTATGGGGGCCGCAGCAGGTGGGAATGCGTGCAGCCTATCTCCCCACCGGCCACCCCCTGAACGGCGAGCGCCCGGACGTGACCCTGACCGACCTGCGCGACGTGCTGAACTTGCCATGA
- a CDS encoding carboxylesterase/lipase family protein — MKRWLAWTALTLGGLAQAAAPQLRVEQGTLNGKAVNSVQQFLGVPFAAPPVGPLRWQPPQPPVWSGQRDATQFGPACAQGDGGSEDCLTLNIYRPPNAKNAPLLVWVHGGFFTGGDASLFDGSALARERGVVVATVNYRLGLYGFLAVPGVTDGNAGLYDILGAVRWLKQNAASIGADPGNITLAGQSAGAAAICTLLAAPSAAGLFQKAILQSGSCAAPIFQTPLGDARRKGELFSRALRCDRGETATCLRGKSRAELDGVRLTGRGPVDPVPLPPVYGDALIPLRPQDAFAQGQSLKVAVMLGINREEGQIFEPYLPDLLRGSRTLYRAGLTLINPLQAWALGGRYPLRSDEQPIRAVTRLLTDQVFACPTSWLAGKLGAGLPTYFYEFSDPRPPLQLAGKVNVPNLGAYHGAELAYVLDTPVVGVSDPAQFSSAQAKLAAQMGEYWTNFARSGQPASLGLTVWPTFNPAFPQVMTLEPGATALKPNFDGRHQCDYWNGAEGRR, encoded by the coding sequence GTGAAACGCTGGCTGGCCTGGACCGCACTGACCCTCGGGGGGCTGGCTCAAGCTGCCGCGCCACAGTTAAGGGTGGAGCAGGGCACGCTGAACGGCAAGGCGGTGAATAGCGTGCAGCAATTCCTGGGTGTGCCCTTCGCCGCGCCGCCGGTCGGTCCGCTGCGCTGGCAGCCGCCGCAGCCGCCGGTCTGGTCGGGTCAGCGAGACGCCACCCAGTTTGGTCCGGCCTGCGCCCAGGGCGACGGGGGCAGCGAGGACTGCCTGACGCTGAATATTTACCGCCCGCCGAACGCGAAAAATGCCCCGCTGCTGGTGTGGGTGCACGGCGGCTTTTTCACTGGGGGCGACGCCAGCCTCTTTGATGGCTCGGCGCTGGCCCGCGAGCGCGGCGTGGTGGTGGCGACGGTCAACTACCGGCTGGGGCTCTACGGGTTTCTGGCGGTGCCGGGCGTGACCGACGGCAACGCGGGGCTGTACGACATTCTCGGGGCGGTGCGTTGGCTCAAGCAAAACGCCGCGAGCATCGGTGCCGACCCCGGCAACATCACGCTGGCGGGGCAGTCGGCGGGGGCAGCGGCCATCTGCACGCTGCTGGCGGCGCCCTCGGCGGCGGGACTCTTTCAGAAGGCCATCTTGCAAAGCGGGTCGTGCGCTGCGCCCATTTTTCAGACCCCGCTCGGCGACGCCCGGCGCAAGGGCGAGCTGTTTTCCCGCGCTCTGCGCTGTGACCGGGGCGAGACGGCCACCTGCCTGCGCGGCAAAAGCCGGGCCGAGCTCGACGGGGTGCGGCTCACCGGACGCGGGCCGGTTGACCCGGTGCCGCTGCCGCCCGTCTATGGCGACGCGCTCATTCCGCTGCGGCCTCAGGACGCTTTCGCGCAGGGCCAGAGCCTCAAGGTCGCCGTCATGCTCGGCATCAACCGCGAGGAAGGGCAGATTTTCGAGCCTTACCTTCCCGACCTGCTGCGCGGCAGCCGGACGCTCTACCGGGCAGGTCTGACCCTCATCAACCCCTTGCAGGCGTGGGCGCTCGGCGGGCGCTACCCGCTGCGCAGCGACGAACAGCCCATCCGCGCCGTGACCCGGCTGCTCACCGATCAAGTGTTTGCCTGCCCGACCTCGTGGCTGGCGGGCAAACTCGGGGCGGGGCTGCCGACGTATTTCTATGAGTTCAGTGACCCCCGCCCACCGCTTCAGCTCGCTGGCAAAGTGAATGTCCCGAACCTGGGCGCCTATCACGGCGCCGAACTCGCCTACGTGCTCGATACCCCGGTGGTCGGCGTCTCGGATCCGGCGCAGTTCTCAAGCGCGCAGGCCAAACTCGCCGCGCAGATGGGCGAATACTGGACGAACTTCGCCCGCAGCGGCCAGCCCGCCTCGCTGGGGCTGACGGTGTGGCCGACGTTCAACCCGGCCTTTCCCCAGGTGATGACCCTCGAACCCGGCGCCACCGCGCTCAAACCCAACTTTGACGGGCGGCACCAGTGCGATTACTGGAATGGAGCGGAAGGGCGACGCTGA
- a CDS encoding AbrB/MazE/SpoVT family DNA-binding domain-containing protein: MTSQIQKWGNSLALRIPKALAQQVGLTQSSEVELLLQDGQIVIRPVPARQYDLAALLAEMTPENLHGETDWGALEGREEW, from the coding sequence ATGACGAGTCAAATTCAGAAATGGGGCAACAGCCTCGCGCTCCGCATTCCCAAAGCTCTGGCGCAGCAGGTGGGACTGACGCAGAGTTCAGAAGTGGAGCTGCTTCTTCAGGACGGTCAGATTGTCATCCGGCCAGTTCCTGCTCGGCAGTACGATCTCGCCGCGCTGCTGGCCGAAATGACACCTGAAAATCTGCATGGGGAAACAGACTGGGGCGCACTGGAAGGACGCGAGGAATGGTAA
- the mazF gene encoding endoribonuclease MazF: MVSDYVPDAGHLVWLNFTPQAGHEQGGRRPALVLSPAAYNGVTGLMQACPVTSRAKGYPFEVTLPAHLGVSGVVLADHCRSLDWRSRRAEQLAEAPADVLAEVRGKLGSLLGMSEKA, translated from the coding sequence ATGGTAAGCGATTATGTCCCGGACGCTGGGCATCTGGTGTGGCTCAACTTCACACCTCAGGCAGGGCATGAACAGGGGGGACGGCGACCGGCGCTGGTGCTTTCGCCTGCCGCTTATAACGGCGTCACTGGACTGATGCAGGCGTGTCCGGTGACCAGCCGCGCCAAGGGGTATCCGTTTGAAGTGACGCTCCCTGCTCACCTTGGAGTCAGCGGCGTGGTGCTGGCCGACCATTGCCGCAGCCTCGACTGGCGCAGTCGCCGGGCCGAACAACTTGCGGAGGCGCCGGCGGACGTCCTGGCCGAAGTCCGTGGCAAGTTGGGCAGCTTGCTGGGCATGTCCGAGAAGGCATGA
- a CDS encoding type II toxin-antitoxin system MazE family antitoxin: MTTLEARIENGKVVLTPEQAAELGLREGEVLPVTIAPHEAETEGNPFTRWIGTLPPLPDGEESARFYRRLRDGE; the protein is encoded by the coding sequence ATGACGACGTTGGAGGCCCGGATTGAGAACGGCAAGGTGGTGCTCACCCCTGAGCAGGCCGCCGAACTGGGCCTGCGCGAAGGCGAAGTGCTGCCGGTGACGATTGCGCCGCACGAAGCGGAAACGGAAGGCAACCCCTTCACCCGCTGGATTGGGACGCTCCCCCCACTGCCTGACGGTGAAGAGTCTGCGCGGTTCTACCGCCGCCTGCGAGACGGCGAATGA